The genome window ACATCGCCTTCCAAAACCCGCCGTGAATGACGATCACAACCGGATGCGGTCCTTCCCCTTCTGGCAGACGTAAATCGCCGAAATGAAACTCATTTTCCCCATACCTCAAACGTACTGCATTTGCCCGTTGAAGCTCCTGTTCATGGTTTGTTGCCATTTCATCGCCTCCAAATGAGTGATACATTGACTTGCATCTCGACAATAGGAGTTTTAAACAGTACCACTATCTTGAGATAGATCATAATTGAATTTTCAGTAAATTGTCAATATTAAATTCCAAATTAGTAGTTCCATTTAGTACTACTTATTCGTTTTTGATGAATTACGAACTTGATAATTTCTTCGATTCCGATAGTATGGAACCATAGCACGAAAATCAGTAGCACCTTAGAATCACTCTTACTTGTGTTTGCAGTAACTGGTATTTTGGTTAAGGAGGCTACAAATGATAGATTTACTTAATAAAATTGGACTCACCGATTTGGAGGCCCGCTGCTACCTCACCTTGCATGAAGAGCCCAATTTATCCGGCTACGAGGTGGCCAAGCGCGTCTCAGTCTCTCGTTCCAATGTGTATGCTGCCTTGCGTTCGTTGACCGAAAAAGGCGCTTGCCGCTACATTGACGGAGAGCCTGTTCGATATGATGCCGTCCCGATCGAGCAATTGGTTCGTCATTTGCAATTGGAGTTTGAGCAAACGACAAAGTCTTTAATCCGTCAGCTCAAATCCATGCCCAAGAATGAGAATTCCTTTTACAACTGGCAAGGGGACCACCAGATCAAGACAGCCATACACCGGGTAATCGCAAATGCCCATTCGATCATTGTCGCGGATTTATGGTCGGAGGATCTCCATTGGGTAGAAGAGGACTTGCTCGAGGCGGAAAAAAGGGGCGTAACCGTCGTACTCGTCATCATAGGGGAATGTCAAACCTCACTGAAAAACGTCTTTGTCCATGTCAGGAGCGATGAGTGGAGCATTTCGATGGCTCGAAAGTTTTCGATTCTATGTGACTCGCAAACAGCCCTGCTCGGTGGCTTTGGCGGCGATGCCAAGCATACGGCATTGGAGACATCACAGCCTGCGATCATCGAAATGTTGAAGACCGCTTTTTATCACGACATTATCATGCAGCATATCGAACGCGACTTTGCGGAAGAGTTGGCTGAGAAGTACGGGGAAAAGTACTCCAAAATCATTCATTATTACAACAAGGAGAAGGGTTGGGATATCTGACGAGTGGCTCCATTTTGGCCACTTCTCCTGAGCAAATAGGGGCTATCCCACATGGGACGCCCCTTTCTAGACTTTTTCTCTTCCACGCAACCCTACTTCATCTCTACATACTTCAGATCGCCATTCCCCAGCGCATCTGTATAGATCCCGTTCGCTACCTTTTCGCCTTGAAGCCAGCTGAGCGTGTAGAAATAGATCGGGGACAGAGGCATTTCGTCCATCAGGATTTGCTCCGCCTGACCAAACAGCTGCTTTCTTTTCTCGAGATCCCGCTCTTTGGCCGCCTGCTGCAAAAGCTCGTTGTAGTGGGGATTCGTCCAGTTCGTATTGTTGTTGCCCTTCTTCTCGCGGAAAATCTCGATGAAGTTCACCGGGTCGTTAAAGTCCGCTACCCAGCCTCTGCGTGCGATCTGGTAATTGCCAGAATCGAGCGTGTCCAGATACACCTTGAATTCCATATTCGCTACCTTGACATCGACGCCCAGCGTTTGCTTCCATTGATCCTGCACGGCTTCTGCAATCTTCTTGTGCGCCTCGCTCGTGTTGAAGATCAAGGTGATCGGCGGAAGCTTGCTGATGCCCAGCTCCTGCATGCCCTCTGCGAGCAGCTGCTTCGCCAGCTCCGTATCATGATCGCGGAAATAGCCGTCCGGTTTGACTGCCATCGTCGGCGGCAAGATTCCAGTCGCAGGGATTTGGCCCGCTTGCAAAATGTTATCGATGATCGCTTGCCGGTTGATGGCATACCCGAATGCTTTGCGGATTTTCACATTGTTGAACGGTGGCTTCTCAATATTGAATTGGTACCAGTACGTATTGGCGACTGGGATCACCTTGAATGCTCCGGATTCCTTCAAGGCCGGGATGGCATCCGTAGGCAGCGTGCTAAACGGTCCGCCCGCCCAATCCAACTCGTCGTTTTCGAACATGGACAGCTCTGTGTTCTGATCTTCAATCATCGTCACGTCGATCTTGTCGACCTTCACGTTGTCTTTGTCCCAGTAGCTGTCGTTTTTCACGAAGCTCATTTTGTTCTTGTGCGCCCATGTCTCCAGCTTGAAAGGACCGTTGCCTACATGGCTGCTTGCCTCCATCGCCCAATTCGGATTGGCTTCCACGACCTTTTTGTTCACAGGGTAGTACGTTGCGAAGGCAGTCAGCTCCAGGAAAAAGGGCGTTGGATTCTCCAGATGGACCTCGAGGGTCTTGTCGTCGAGCGCTTTTACGCCGACGTCGTCCCTTTTGGCTTTACCTGCGTTGTAGTCAGCGCCATTTTTGATGTAAAAGAGCTGGTAGGCGTAATCGGAAGCCGTCTGCGGATCGAGAGCTCGCTTCCAGGCGAATTCAAAATCGTGGGCCGTTACCGGATCTCCATTGCTCCACTTGGCGTCCCGCAAATGAAACGTGTAGGTCAGGCCGTCTTCCGATGTCTCTATCTTTTCGGCTGCGGCTTCGTGAAACTTGCCATCCGGTCCTTTGCGCGTCAAACCGTCGAACGTGGAGGAAACCACCATGCTCGAGATGTTGTCATCCGAGAGCCCCGGGTCTGCCGTCGAAGGCTCTGAGCCGATATTGAAGCGGAAAACCTTTGTACCGCTTCCTGCGGTGGACGTCCCGGGAGCTGGCTGACTGCTCTGGCTGCCTTCTGATGTCGGCGGTTTTGCTGCTGGAGAGCTCGCGGTCGAGCATCCTGCCAGCACCCCTGCCGCGAATAGACAAGTAACAAGAAATGCGCTCACCCTTCTCTTCATACAAGTTCCCCCTTTATTTTCCAGCTGACCATACTATAGCGCATGATCTGGAGGCCCGGAATAGAAAGCGGGAAGATTTTATTATGATTTATCAGATTATTGTTTTTGTTCAAAATAATAAAAACTAATAAAGCTAGCAATGTTTACCGAGGTTTATCAAAGAATCCGATAGAGCTGAGTGAAAAGGCGTCCGACTTTGGAGTGTAGCCGACCCTCTTTCTTGTTTCATCGAGATTGAGGCGCTTGAATCGGTTGTCAGAAATGCCGTGCAGGATCGTAAAAGGAGGAAGCTCTTGCGCAAGCATGGCCTTCTCGATGAGATCGCACAAATCCTCTGGACTGATATAAGCGCTCATGTCCCGGGCGGAAAGTGGCTCTCCATCCGGTCGATACTCATCATACGCTCCGATTCGCACAGCAATGCTCTGTAGCCCTTCGCTGTGGGCAAAATAAGAGGCAAGCGATTCACCGAAGCATTTGCTCACTCCGTACAGATTGCGTGGGCGTGTCGGCATATCCGGGTAAACCTGGGCATCCAGCGGGTAACCTTCTATCGCTTGGGCACTGCTCGCAAAAATGATTCGCCCTACACTTTGATCTTTTGCAGCACGAAACATATTAAACGTTCCTTTGATGTTGTTTTCCAGCAGGGATTCATAAAAGCCGGCATCAGGGGACGGATCTCCTGCGAGGTGAATGACGGTATCGATCCCTTTGCAAGCGTGTTGGCAGGCTTCCAGATCTGCTACCTGGAGAGTCAGCTTCTCGTGCTTCGGGTCATGAGCGATATCCAGCCTGGACAAATCCAGATCAGCCAATCGCAATGAATATCGGTCTTTAAAAAACGCTGTTAAGGCACTTCCTATTCTTCCCGCAGCGCCAGTAATTAGGATTTTCATAGTAACAGCTCCCTCTATGTAAAAGTGAATTGCCCTCTCTCACACCACAAATGGAGCAAGGACAGCCAGAACGATCGAGCACACGATGAGCGTAACGGTGAGCGGCCTCGGGAGCTTCTCTCGGCCTCGCCCTTTGTACCAGCCGGCAAACTGCCACTTGTTCCTGAATAAAAGGAAGACCCACAGGTAAATCGCGAGCCCGAGAAGCCAGCCATTTACGGAATCAAAGCCGAGCAAGGCGTATACCTGGTGCAGCATTGCGCTCAGAGCAGCGCCAAACAGAATCATGAGCAAAACGATGCGCACGATCTCTAGCAAGAACCCCATCTCTCCCTCCTCCCTCTTTCGCACATGGAAGAGAAACCAGGCTGCCACCAATCTTTCGACAGCCTGTGTCTCCTTCCTTTCTACTCCCTCTGGTATTTCTGCGGCAGCAGCTCCATGATTCCGATTTTGCGAGCGGGCTTCGTATCATCCGGCAAGAGGACGTGGACCTCTTTCCCGTAATCACTGATCAGCTCCCGGCAGATGCCGCAGGGGGAGACAAGACGAGCATCCCCCTGACCGTCGGATAGGACTGCCACAATGGTATCGAATTCATCCTCGCCCTCTGAGATTGCCTTTCCCAGTGCGATCGCTTCCGCGCACACCGCGACTCTCCCAATGTACGCCTCCAGATTGACTGCCGCATAGATCTTCCCCGACTTCGTGCGGACAGCCGCTCCCACATGGTGCCATCCTTCTCTGTAACGTGCCTGGATGATTTCCTTCGCCGATTCGATCAGCTCGACATCCCTGTGATCCAGCTTACTCATGACGATCTCTCTCTTTCCCTTCAAGTGTTGTGTCCTATCCAGGCCTACGATTCCTGCAGCGCAAGCCACGACTGATAATGTTCGTCTATCTGCAGCTGGAGCTGCTCACTTTGCGCTTGCCATTCGATCAGCTGCTGGTAGTCTTCTTTTCCCGCAGAGAGACGTGAAAGCACCTCATCACGTTCACTCTCCAGCTTCGCAATCTTTTGCTCCAGTTCGGCAAGCTTGTATGGATTCGGACGCTTTGCCGGCTCTGGAGGACGCAAAGCTGCAACTGGCTTCGGAGCAGCCACGACCTCGACTGCTGCCCATCTTGCCTTGGCTGCCTGCCGCTGCTTGCGTTTTTCCCTCGCCTCCTCATAGGTCCCGATATCGTGGACGAGCTGCTTGTCCTCGACCCAGAACACCCCGTCGGCCATCTTTTGCAAGAAATAGCGGTCATGCGAGACGATGAACAGCGAGCCTTTGAAGTCGGCCAGCGCTTCCTCCAACGTCTCCCGCGCTTCGATATCCAGATGGTTGGTCGGTTCGTCCAGCACGAGCAGGTTGATTTCCTGATGCATCATTTGTGCTAGACGCAGGCGCATCCGCTCGCCGCCGCTCAGCTGCCCGATCCTTTTAAACACATGCTCGCCGTAAAAGAGAAACTTCGCCAACAGATGCCTCGCCTCCGCCTCCGTCACATGCGCCACTTCCCGGAACAAATCGATGACACGCTGGCTTTGATCGCCCTCCAGCGCTTGCTGGGACAAGTATCCGACCTTGACGTTGCTGCCGATTTTGAGAGTGCCCGCATCTGGCTCTGTTTCCCCTAGCAGCATGCGGATCAACGTCGATTTGCCGCAGCCATTCGGACCGAGCAAGGCTTTGCGTTCGCCGTATCGAAGCAGGAACCCCGCATCCGCGAACAGCGTTTTTCCTCCATATGCTTTGTGCACGCCCGTTGCGATCAGCACATCCTGGCCGCTTCGCTCGGTCTTTTGAAAAGCGAGCCCCATGCGATCCGCTTCCATCTTGGGGCGGTCGATCCGCTCAATTCGTGCCAACGCTTTTTCCATGCTTTTCGCACGGCGGTGAAAGGCCTCGTTTGGAGGATTCGAGCGATTCCCCCACTCTTTCAGCCGTTTGATCGTTTCCTTCATTTTTTTGATTTGCTTTTGCTGCTCCTGATAGGCGGCGAATTGACGAAGCAGCCGCTCTTCACGCTCCCGGGCAAAAGCGCTGTAATTGCCGATGTAGTACTCTGCTTCTCCACCGTCGACATGATAGACAGAAGTCACGACGGCATCGAGGAAATAGCGGTCATGAGAGATGATCAAGACTGTGCCTGGATAGTCCTTTAAGAATCCTTCCAGCCATTCCATGGACTCTACGTCCAAATGGTTCGTCGGCTCATCGAGCAGGAGCACATCGCTGCGCTGGCAGAGAAGCTTGGCGAGGCCTGCTTTCGTCTTCTCTCCGCCGCTTAAGTGGGCAAAAGGCGTTTGCAAATGCTCAGGCAATATGCCCAGCCCTTCTACGACCTGCGCCATCTTCGTCTCCCACTGATAGCCGTCCAATTGCTCGAACGCTTCCTGCAGCTTTTGATAGCGCTGCATCAGCCTCTCTAGATCGGCAGCAGATTCGGATGCTTCGGCCATCTGCTGCTCAAGGCCGCGCATCTCCACCTGTAACCGGATGACTTCTTCAAAGGCACTGGCAATGACATCCCGTGCCCGCCAATCCTGCGGGTAGCTCGGCGACTGCGGCAGGTATGCCCACACACTGCCTTTTGCCCGGTACAGCTCACCTGCGTCCGGTGTCTCGATGCCTGCGAGCAGCTTGAACAACGTCGTTTTGCCGGCACCATTCGGACCGACGATCCCGACTCGCTCTCCTGCCTTGATCTCGATGGTAATGTCTTGCAAAACGGGATCCGCCCCGTACGATTTTTTAATTTGGTGCGTAGCGACTAGTATCATCGTGAAAATCCTCCTTGGTAGTGGATGGTAACGGAAAAACAAAACGCAAAAAAGCCGCAGGCCTACGCCCGCGGCATCGTCTAAGGACAAATCAATCGGCGACAGCTCTGCTGTGCCCAACCGTGTCCGTATTCGCATAGAACAAAACAACCGTTCCTTATCGATGCATGGTACGCCTATGGATAACCTGTTCAGTTGTATGGTTAAAAATGGGCAGACTGATCCCGTTGTATGCTACATCATGTGTCATACTGGTAATCTCTACCACAAACCATGCGTGAACGGCTCCAAACACGTACCTACACCTCCATTTCCAAGGAAGAATTTTACCTATCCTCCACTATACAACAGTTTGATGCTTTTCTCAACCTGCTCTCTGAAAAAACGGACAGATGCCGAGGACTACTGGGCAAACAGCGGTTTTTTCGTATCTGCATCCAGGAAGACCACCGTGGTATACGGCGGCAAATCAGCTTTTGCTACAATATACGGGTATGCGATCGCTTGGGTATACATCCTGCCCGGCTCTGGCTTTGTCTTTTTGACATACACCAGCAGCTGCTCCCAGCTCCACTGGGTATGCGTCACCTGCAGCCCGTATCCGGGATTCGGAGATTCCCCCCGCGCGATTACGTACAGATTGCCCCGCTGGTAAATGCCTTGTTCTTTTCGCACCGATTCGACATAAACCCGTTCATCCTTGGTCAGCTTGTCTTCGGTGAGCAGGACCAGAGCTCCCTCATGCTGGGCTGCCGACACTTCCACCGCCTTCTTTTGGGCGTTCCACGTAATTTTGCCACCTGCTTGTTCTACTATCCATCTCAGCGGCAGGTATACCTGGCCATTTTGAACCTTCGCCACCTGTCCATTTTCCACCCATTTTCCATTGACCGCTACCTTTCCATCGCTAAGCCGAAACGTAAAGCTCAGTTCATCCGAGAGCTTCAATACCCCATTGCCAGCGGATACCTTCCACTCCCCTTGCAGAAGCCGGCTCGCATCCTCAGCCGCAACGTATGTCCGCTGTCCCACGAGGATCGGTGCTTTGCCGAGAGTGGCGAGCACGCCATTCACATACACTTGCGCGGCTGCTGGTGCTGCAGGAGCAGCTGCAGCCGGATATGCCGCAAGAATTTGGATGCCCAGCGCGGCCGCGATCAAGATCTTTCCCTTCATCGTCGTTCCTCCATTCATCTGAACGCTTCTTCGTTGTTCCTATCTTGTAAGACTAGCAATCGGTTTTATTCGTTTCATTCCGGATAGAAGAAAACCCGATTTTCCACTCATGCGAAAAAATCGGGTCATTGGGGCAGTCAGTGCAAAAACCAGCTGCCCATGAACACGACAGCAGGAATCGTCAACAGAGCCAGAAGGGTAGAAAAGACAGTGGTCATCGCACCCATTTCCTCGTCCGCCTTGTAGCGTCCAAAAAGAATGGAAGCCAAGGTCAGGGTGGGCATCGCTACCTGCACGAGTGTCACACTCGAAATGTCTTTGTCGATCGTGAAGGTGGACAGCAGAAAAGCAGTCAGTAAAGGAAAGACAAATAATTTCATCGCAATCGGCATGCTGAGGAGCGGGAAGGAAACCTGCGGCTTGCTCTTCAGAAACATCGGCAGCAGCATCCCGATGTACATCATTGCCAGCGGGGAAGCCAGCTTGGACAGCGTGCCAAACAGCTGCTTGACAGGCTCAGCCGGAGCAAAGCCGATCATGGCCGAGCCCAGCCCAATAACGATCGCAATCATCGGAATGTTGATGATGGTTTTCAGGCCTTTGAGCGAGAAGGCTCCTTTGTCCTGGAGCATCATCACGGCAACCGTCCACAAGACGACATCCACCCCTGCATCAAAGATCGCGGCCAAGAGCGCTCCCTTGGGTCCAAAGAGGGCGGCACAGAGCGGAAGCCCGATAAATCCGGTGTTCCCCAGCGCGGACAGGATGGCAATCTCCCGGCGCTTTTTGGATGAAAGGGGCAAAGTCCGTGCTCCTATCCAACCGACGGCGATTCCCAAGCAGTTTAAAAGAATGGAAATGATGAAAATTGAAAAAATTTGGGTCAGCGTATTGCTGTCAATGGGGGTCTGAAAGATTCCGTCCAAAATAATGCAAGGCATCGCCACGTTGACGATGATCGTAATGACAAGCTGGCGGGAATCGGCCGTCAGCGGCTGTCGATAGCCAATCAGGCTACCGATTCCGATGATGACGGCCATGATCAGAATGGATTGGGTCAATGTCTGAAATTCCATGCCGTCCTCCCGCCTACATCTGTACAGGCAGCCATGTCAACTCAGTCGGCTCCCCTTTGTCACAGGTACGTAAAATGTCTCCGCAAAGCGGTACAGCCTTTTCCAAGGGCACGCACCACGAGACGGGAAAGGTGACTTCATTTCCTTCAATCACGAGGCCAGCCATCACGCCCGGATGCTTGTCCGTTGTAAGCACATAATGCTGCTCCTCCGGCTCATGCTCTTTCCATTGCACGAGAACCTGCCCGTTATTTCCCCCTGCCACGACCAAATCCACGTGATCGCCGTAAGCAGCGTGGACCAGCGTGCGGGAGCTCCCGTTCAGCTGTGCGATTTCTTTGAGGACCTCATGCCAAGCGACGTGCTTCTGCTCGATCCCGCTTTCATCTGTATAAAGACGCCAGTCGTTCAACATCGTATTGGACTCCTTTTCTCATCTGCTCATATCTAGCAAGTCATTGCCACGATTCGTACCTAATTGTACGCTTCTTTGCTGCGTTGCTCAATAACAAAACCTCCCGGATCCAAAGGCCTGACATAGCCTTCCCCTTCCTTGTGTATCCTAAGGGGGAGCAAAAAAGCGGAAAGAAAAACCGATCAATCAAATCGGATTTTACACTTTTTTGATTGACAAACCTTATTTCCGCCACTACTATGAAGCAGTAAAATTCTAAACCATCAAAGGGGATCATTCAATGAAAAAGCTACTTTTCTCCGCCTTAATCTCTAGCATGCTACTGGGTATTGTCGGCTGCGGCACTTCCGGATCCGGTTCAACCTCCCAGCCAAATAATACGACACCGCCTGCTGACCAAGCCGCTTCTCAAAGCCTGCTCGAGAAAGTGAAAGCAGACAAAAAGCTCGTGATCGGAACAGAAGGTACATACTCTCCTTTCACCTTCCACGACGAATCCGGCAAATTGACAGGGTATGATGTCGAGGTCGTTACTGAGGTAGCGAAGCGCCTGGGAGTAGAGCCCGTGTTTCAGGAAACACAATGGGATGCGATTTTTGCAGGTCTGGATTCCAAACGCTTCGATGTGATTGCCAATCAAGTGGGCATTCGTCCTGACCGCCAGGAAAAATACGATTTCTCCAAGCCGTATTCCGTATCGCATGCAGTCCTGGTCACCAATAAAAACAATACGACTGTAAAAGATTTTAAAGATATCAAAGGTCTGAAAGCAGGCCAATCGATGACGAGCAACTACGCGGACCTCGCTCGCACCAACGGAGCCGAGATCGTCGCTGTCGACAGCTTCAACCAAGCGATGGATCTCATCGCGACCAATCGCGTCGACGTCGTGCTCAACGACAATCTGACTGTCCTCGATTACTTGAAGCACAAGCCAGATGCGCCTATCCAGATTGTCAAGAAAAACGAAGAGGGTCAACCAACCGCCTTCATGTATCGCAAAGGCAGCACCGATCTGGCTGACGCGATGAATAAAGCGCTGGATGAAATGCAGCAGGACGGTACGCTGAAGAAGATTTCCGAAAAATGGTTCGGCGAAGATATCTCCAAATAATTCATTGACAAAACCACTCAACCCTTATAGTATTTTCCTTATTTAATTCACATCGGTTTAGTGGGGGTTATATTATGAAAAAACAAATATTCACCGCATTCGTCTCGACTCTGGTTTTTGCACTAGCCGGCTGCGGGGCTGCACCGAGCAATGAATCTCATCAAAATCACCAAACCTCTGCCCCTGCTCAAGCAGAAGCACCTAAGGAACAAAACCTGCTCGATAAAGTAAAAACGGATGGCAAGCTCTTGATTGGAACCGAGGGCACCTATGCACCGTTCACCTTCCACGATACGACCGGCAAGCTGACCGGCTATGATGTGGATGTCGTGACGGAGGTAGCGAAGCGAATCGGTGTAGAGCCAGTCTTCCAGGAAACGCAATGGGATGCGATGTTCGCGGGACTCGACTCCAAGCGGTTTGACGTGGTTGCCAATCAGGTCGGTATCCGTCCTGACCGCCAGGAGAAATACGATTTCTCCAAAGCGTACACCGTCTCTACCGCCGTACTCGTAACACACAAGGACAACACTAGCGTGAAAGGCTTTG of Brevibacillus choshinensis contains these proteins:
- a CDS encoding amino acid ABC transporter substrate-binding protein; the protein is MKKQIFTAFVSTLVFALAGCGAAPSNESHQNHQTSAPAQAEAPKEQNLLDKVKTDGKLLIGTEGTYAPFTFHDTTGKLTGYDVDVVTEVAKRIGVEPVFQETQWDAMFAGLDSKRFDVVANQVGIRPDRQEKYDFSKAYTVSTAVLVTHKDNTSVKGFEDIKGLKAAQTLTSNLTDIAKKNGAEIVGVEGFNQAIDLLVSKRVDITINDGLSLLDFLKQKPDTPIKIVAKDPNVAENGFMFRKGSKELVDAFNSALDEMSKDGTLKKISEKWFGADVSQ
- a CDS encoding stalk domain-containing protein; amino-acid sequence: MKGKILIAAALGIQILAAYPAAAAPAAPAAAQVYVNGVLATLGKAPILVGQRTYVAAEDASRLLQGEWKVSAGNGVLKLSDELSFTFRLSDGKVAVNGKWVENGQVAKVQNGQVYLPLRWIVEQAGGKITWNAQKKAVEVSAAQHEGALVLLTEDKLTKDERVYVESVRKEQGIYQRGNLYVIARGESPNPGYGLQVTHTQWSWEQLLVYVKKTKPEPGRMYTQAIAYPYIVAKADLPPYTTVVFLDADTKKPLFAQ
- the abc-f gene encoding ribosomal protection-like ABC-F family protein, whose amino-acid sequence is MILVATHQIKKSYGADPVLQDITIEIKAGERVGIVGPNGAGKTTLFKLLAGIETPDAGELYRAKGSVWAYLPQSPSYPQDWRARDVIASAFEEVIRLQVEMRGLEQQMAEASESAADLERLMQRYQKLQEAFEQLDGYQWETKMAQVVEGLGILPEHLQTPFAHLSGGEKTKAGLAKLLCQRSDVLLLDEPTNHLDVESMEWLEGFLKDYPGTVLIISHDRYFLDAVVTSVYHVDGGEAEYYIGNYSAFAREREERLLRQFAAYQEQQKQIKKMKETIKRLKEWGNRSNPPNEAFHRRAKSMEKALARIERIDRPKMEADRMGLAFQKTERSGQDVLIATGVHKAYGGKTLFADAGFLLRYGERKALLGPNGCGKSTLIRMLLGETEPDAGTLKIGSNVKVGYLSQQALEGDQSQRVIDLFREVAHVTEAEARHLLAKFLFYGEHVFKRIGQLSGGERMRLRLAQMMHQEINLLVLDEPTNHLDIEARETLEEALADFKGSLFIVSHDRYFLQKMADGVFWVEDKQLVHDIGTYEEAREKRKQRQAAKARWAAVEVVAAPKPVAALRPPEPAKRPNPYKLAELEQKIAKLESERDEVLSRLSAGKEDYQQLIEWQAQSEQLQLQIDEHYQSWLALQES
- a CDS encoding TrmB family transcriptional regulator gives rise to the protein MIDLLNKIGLTDLEARCYLTLHEEPNLSGYEVAKRVSVSRSNVYAALRSLTEKGACRYIDGEPVRYDAVPIEQLVRHLQLEFEQTTKSLIRQLKSMPKNENSFYNWQGDHQIKTAIHRVIANAHSIIVADLWSEDLHWVEEDLLEAEKRGVTVVLVIIGECQTSLKNVFVHVRSDEWSISMARKFSILCDSQTALLGGFGGDAKHTALETSQPAIIEMLKTAFYHDIIMQHIERDFAEELAEKYGEKYSKIIHYYNKEKGWDI
- a CDS encoding peptide ABC transporter substrate-binding protein, which codes for MKRRVSAFLVTCLFAAGVLAGCSTASSPAAKPPTSEGSQSSQPAPGTSTAGSGTKVFRFNIGSEPSTADPGLSDDNISSMVVSSTFDGLTRKGPDGKFHEAAAEKIETSEDGLTYTFHLRDAKWSNGDPVTAHDFEFAWKRALDPQTASDYAYQLFYIKNGADYNAGKAKRDDVGVKALDDKTLEVHLENPTPFFLELTAFATYYPVNKKVVEANPNWAMEASSHVGNGPFKLETWAHKNKMSFVKNDSYWDKDNVKVDKIDVTMIEDQNTELSMFENDELDWAGGPFSTLPTDAIPALKESGAFKVIPVANTYWYQFNIEKPPFNNVKIRKAFGYAINRQAIIDNILQAGQIPATGILPPTMAVKPDGYFRDHDTELAKQLLAEGMQELGISKLPPITLIFNTSEAHKKIAEAVQDQWKQTLGVDVKVANMEFKVYLDTLDSGNYQIARRGWVADFNDPVNFIEIFREKKGNNNTNWTNPHYNELLQQAAKERDLEKRKQLFGQAEQILMDEMPLSPIYFYTLSWLQGEKVANGIYTDALGNGDLKYVEMK
- a CDS encoding AEC family transporter, with the translated sequence MEFQTLTQSILIMAVIIGIGSLIGYRQPLTADSRQLVITIIVNVAMPCIILDGIFQTPIDSNTLTQIFSIFIISILLNCLGIAVGWIGARTLPLSSKKRREIAILSALGNTGFIGLPLCAALFGPKGALLAAIFDAGVDVVLWTVAVMMLQDKGAFSLKGLKTIINIPMIAIVIGLGSAMIGFAPAEPVKQLFGTLSKLASPLAMMYIGMLLPMFLKSKPQVSFPLLSMPIAMKLFVFPLLTAFLLSTFTIDKDISSVTLVQVAMPTLTLASILFGRYKADEEMGAMTTVFSTLLALLTIPAVVFMGSWFLH
- a CDS encoding cytidine deaminase, whose product is MSKLDHRDVELIESAKEIIQARYREGWHHVGAAVRTKSGKIYAAVNLEAYIGRVAVCAEAIALGKAISEGEDEFDTIVAVLSDGQGDARLVSPCGICRELISDYGKEVHVLLPDDTKPARKIGIMELLPQKYQRE
- a CDS encoding amino acid ABC transporter substrate-binding protein, giving the protein MKKLLFSALISSMLLGIVGCGTSGSGSTSQPNNTTPPADQAASQSLLEKVKADKKLVIGTEGTYSPFTFHDESGKLTGYDVEVVTEVAKRLGVEPVFQETQWDAIFAGLDSKRFDVIANQVGIRPDRQEKYDFSKPYSVSHAVLVTNKNNTTVKDFKDIKGLKAGQSMTSNYADLARTNGAEIVAVDSFNQAMDLIATNRVDVVLNDNLTVLDYLKHKPDAPIQIVKKNEEGQPTAFMYRKGSTDLADAMNKALDEMQQDGTLKKISEKWFGEDISK
- a CDS encoding NAD-dependent epimerase/dehydratase family protein produces the protein MKILITGAAGRIGSALTAFFKDRYSLRLADLDLSRLDIAHDPKHEKLTLQVADLEACQHACKGIDTVIHLAGDPSPDAGFYESLLENNIKGTFNMFRAAKDQSVGRIIFASSAQAIEGYPLDAQVYPDMPTRPRNLYGVSKCFGESLASYFAHSEGLQSIAVRIGAYDEYRPDGEPLSARDMSAYISPEDLCDLIEKAMLAQELPPFTILHGISDNRFKRLNLDETRKRVGYTPKSDAFSLSSIGFFDKPR